One window from the genome of Paenibacillus azoreducens encodes:
- a CDS encoding spore germination protein — MEHTNENFGEGQETSPSSKAPADTAESISANLQQNIDQVKQELGNSTDIMIREIGIGKKGDFKAAIFYTDGLTGTKALADFIMESLLLDMKDAELDNMVSFEKDLLNVLKERAITVNGITEVTNFETFYTSLLSGDAILLFEGQTQGFAVAIREWNQRSVTEPSTETIVRGPRESFTESIRTNTALIRRKIKDRNLWLETRTIGRVTKTDVGIMYIHGIANDKVVDEVRKRLDRIDIDGILESGYIEELIEDEPYSPFPMIYNTERPDVVAADLLEGRIAILVDGTPFVLTAPALFIQFFQAAEDYYQPAGASSLLRMLRFFSFFIALVGSSLYIAVSTFHQEMLPTPLLISLAAQREGVPFPAIIEALMMETAFEILREASIRMPRAVGQAVSILGTLVIGTAAVNAGIVSAVMVIVISITAISNFIFPAPNMSLSVRLIRFPMMLLAASFGLFGIIVGFIALVLHLCSLRSFGVPYTAPLAPFILKDQKDTIIRMPRFSLLSRPRLISQRNITREQPSQGPKSRT; from the coding sequence ATGGAGCATACAAATGAGAATTTTGGAGAAGGACAAGAAACCTCCCCGTCTTCGAAAGCCCCGGCGGATACCGCGGAATCCATTTCGGCTAATCTCCAACAAAATATAGATCAGGTCAAACAAGAGTTAGGAAATAGTACTGACATTATGATCAGAGAAATAGGGATTGGCAAAAAAGGTGATTTTAAAGCAGCGATCTTCTATACAGACGGCCTAACAGGCACTAAAGCTCTTGCAGATTTTATTATGGAATCTCTGTTATTGGATATGAAAGACGCCGAATTGGACAATATGGTCTCTTTCGAGAAGGATCTGCTGAATGTCCTGAAAGAACGTGCCATTACGGTGAACGGGATCACGGAAGTAACGAATTTTGAAACGTTTTATACGTCATTGCTATCTGGCGATGCCATTCTGTTATTCGAGGGACAAACGCAAGGTTTTGCCGTTGCCATCAGGGAATGGAATCAACGAAGCGTGACCGAGCCATCGACGGAGACGATCGTTCGTGGTCCGCGAGAAAGCTTTACGGAATCCATTCGGACCAATACCGCGCTCATTCGACGGAAAATCAAAGACCGGAATCTCTGGTTGGAGACCAGAACCATCGGGCGAGTCACCAAAACCGACGTAGGCATCATGTATATCCATGGCATTGCGAATGACAAAGTCGTGGATGAAGTGCGTAAACGGCTGGATCGGATTGATATCGACGGGATTCTGGAAAGCGGCTATATTGAGGAATTGATTGAGGATGAACCTTACTCTCCGTTCCCCATGATATACAATACCGAGCGACCGGACGTCGTCGCTGCAGACTTGTTGGAAGGTCGTATAGCCATTCTGGTGGATGGAACGCCATTCGTCTTAACGGCTCCAGCTTTATTTATTCAATTTTTTCAGGCTGCAGAAGATTATTACCAGCCTGCAGGGGCAAGCAGCTTGCTTCGCATGCTTCGTTTTTTCAGCTTCTTTATTGCCCTGGTCGGTTCATCGCTCTATATCGCTGTTTCCACATTCCATCAGGAAATGCTGCCGACGCCGTTATTGATCAGCTTGGCGGCGCAGCGGGAAGGCGTTCCTTTCCCTGCAATCATTGAAGCGCTGATGATGGAGACGGCTTTTGAAATTCTAAGGGAAGCCAGTATCAGAATGCCTCGGGCCGTAGGACAGGCTGTATCCATCCTGGGAACACTGGTGATCGGAACGGCTGCAGTGAATGCCGGAATCGTATCCGCCGTTATGGTCATTGTCATTTCGATTACGGCGATTTCGAATTTTATTTTTCCGGCTCCCAACATGTCGCTTTCCGTCCGGCTCATTCGTTTTCCCATGATGTTGCTGGCGGCCTCTTTCGGTTTATTCGGGATTATTGTCGGATTTATCGCGCTGGTGCTTCATTTGTGCAGCCTGCGCTCTTTCGGAGTGCCTTATACAGCTCCCCTGGCGCCATTCATCCTCAAGGACCAAAAGGATACGATCATTAGGATGCCGCGTTTTAGCTTGTTATCTCGGCCCCGGCTGATCAGTCAGAGAAATATAACTCGCGAGCAGCCTTCTCAAGGCCCCAAATCTCGAACCTGA
- a CDS encoding sensor histidine kinase codes for MNLIGRMRLTIRYKILLSFTLVIFIGLLSLLLVSVKITEQNVSRLIDRDMVQTKKTVDLYLKQYFLTRNMVLSADSFHAEADGLVKELGSAVGSTVSIYDSKGKSLSDLNGPVPDTSDFPGALQGRISYAVSQSGTDSTISLSSPVLANGSLIGVIRVVKDNAALHDFTSRFLFAVKWIAVAIFALVFITAVFLSSRLTGPIGRLSRSLKDFSNGRYEPLRLNHRTDEIGDLARAFHRMAEKIEEQMGVIKRERDTLLKTQKMSKTFFDNVTHELKTPLTIISGYAQTMMENGFRDKPFFDKGMKYIMDESRRLNDKVVQILEVSTAVSRQTDYRYEEVNLPVLVRDVCTDMTVKARKYKIDIRCETGADFDFRGDREKLREMLINVVDNAVKYGGVESTVTVSLKRADTGKVTIRVSDQGKGIAEEHIEHVFEPFYRVSGEPQEAERGSAGLGLSLVKAIAEKHGGSVRLASTLNAGTQVIIEIGEG; via the coding sequence ATGAACCTAATCGGACGCATGAGGCTTACCATAAGGTACAAAATTCTACTCTCATTCACCTTGGTCATTTTTATCGGGCTCCTGTCCCTCCTGCTAGTATCCGTCAAAATTACCGAGCAGAACGTTTCGCGCCTCATCGACCGGGATATGGTGCAGACAAAAAAAACGGTAGACCTTTATTTGAAACAATATTTCCTGACCCGAAACATGGTCCTAAGCGCAGACTCTTTCCATGCGGAAGCGGACGGACTCGTCAAAGAGCTCGGCTCAGCCGTCGGCAGCACCGTTTCGATCTATGATTCGAAGGGGAAAAGCTTGTCAGATTTGAATGGTCCGGTACCGGACACATCGGATTTTCCGGGCGCGCTGCAGGGGAGAATCTCGTATGCCGTCAGCCAGTCCGGGACTGATTCCACCATCAGCTTATCCAGTCCGGTTCTGGCGAATGGGTCATTAATCGGAGTGATTCGCGTCGTTAAAGATAATGCGGCTTTGCATGATTTTACAAGCCGCTTTCTTTTTGCGGTGAAATGGATTGCGGTGGCAATTTTTGCCCTGGTCTTCATCACTGCCGTATTTTTGTCCAGCCGCCTGACCGGTCCGATCGGCAGACTGTCGAGAAGCTTGAAGGATTTTTCGAACGGGCGTTATGAACCGCTGCGACTGAATCACAGAACAGATGAAATCGGCGATTTGGCGAGGGCGTTTCACCGGATGGCCGAAAAAATTGAAGAGCAGATGGGCGTGATCAAAAGGGAGCGGGATACGCTTTTGAAAACGCAGAAAATGAGCAAAACGTTTTTTGACAACGTAACCCATGAGCTCAAAACGCCGCTGACAATCATTAGCGGATATGCGCAGACGATGATGGAGAACGGTTTTCGGGATAAGCCTTTTTTCGATAAAGGGATGAAGTATATTATGGATGAAAGCCGCAGGCTGAATGATAAGGTGGTTCAAATTCTGGAAGTGTCCACCGCTGTCTCCAGACAAACGGATTACCGGTATGAAGAAGTGAATTTGCCTGTATTGGTCAGGGACGTGTGCACAGATATGACCGTGAAGGCGAGAAAATACAAGATCGATATCCGGTGCGAAACCGGTGCGGATTTTGATTTTCGGGGAGACCGGGAAAAGCTGCGGGAGATGCTGATCAATGTCGTCGATAACGCGGTCAAGTACGGGGGCGTTGAATCGACAGTGACGGTTTCGCTGAAGAGGGCGGATACGGGCAAGGTGACGATTCGCGTATCTGATCAAGGCAAGGGGATAGCGGAGGAGCATATCGAACATGTTTTCGAACCTTTTTATCGGGTGTCAGGCGAGCCTCAAGAAGCAGAGCGGGGCAGCGCCGGGCTCGGTCTGTCCCTTGTCAAGGCCATCGCTGAAAAACACGGCGGGTCGGTGAGGCTTGCAAGCACGCTGAATGCTGGTACGCAAGTCATCATTGAAATAGGGGAGGGATGA
- a CDS encoding response regulator transcription factor has protein sequence MRKQKVFIVEDEAPIAELLAYNLEKEGYVVASTGKGEEALELIRANRPDLILLDLMLPDMSGFDICRIASTENWNIPIIMLTAKSDIVDKLLGMELGADDYVTKPFDIREVIVRIKAIFRRIEQVMEQSDLDGEGKIRIYDSIEIGKRQREVKKEGEKVVLKNMEFDLLLFLAEHRGIVFTRSQLLDQVWGYEFAGDTRTVDIHVQRLRKKLDAAIIDTVFGVGYRMP, from the coding sequence ATGAGGAAGCAGAAAGTATTCATTGTGGAAGACGAAGCTCCGATTGCGGAGCTGCTTGCATATAATCTGGAGAAAGAAGGGTATGTCGTTGCCAGTACGGGAAAAGGGGAAGAGGCTCTGGAGCTCATCCGCGCGAATCGTCCGGACTTGATATTGCTGGATCTGATGCTGCCGGATATGAGCGGCTTCGATATTTGCCGGATTGCGTCGACAGAGAATTGGAATATTCCGATCATCATGTTGACCGCCAAATCCGACATTGTGGACAAGCTGCTGGGGATGGAGCTGGGGGCGGATGATTACGTCACCAAACCATTTGATATCCGGGAAGTAATCGTGCGGATTAAGGCTATTTTCCGGCGGATCGAGCAGGTGATGGAGCAATCGGACTTGGACGGCGAAGGTAAGATCCGTATTTATGATTCGATCGAAATCGGCAAGAGGCAGCGCGAAGTGAAAAAGGAAGGAGAGAAAGTCGTGCTGAAGAACATGGAATTCGATTTGCTGCTGTTTTTGGCGGAGCATAGAGGCATTGTGTTTACGAGATCCCAATTGCTCGATCAGGTGTGGGGTTACGAGTTCGCAGGCGATACAAGAACGGTGGACATTCATGTGCAGCGGCTCCGCAAAAAGCTCGATGCAGCCATCATCGATACCGTCTTCGGCGTTGGCTACCGGATGCCATGA
- a CDS encoding M15 family metallopeptidase, whose product MKKAILIFSAAACLLSACDKPADTAVVKQNVQKEKQSSAGSSEASLQNSGEITTSTPSESGSSDLSNTDKGTSPSGKDGIGDIQTVANPASTDVLVNKQHKLPENYAPDDLVYPNVRFTFKEKIEKRMMRKEAAQALEKLFKAADKDGLPLAGVSAYRSHKRQKAVFEAYVQKDGEEKARTYSAYPGTSEHETGLAIDVTKSDGSCAATGCFAGTPEAEWLAEHAHEFGFIIRYPKGKENITGYTYEPWHLRYVGQPAADDMFKNDLTFEEYADQARVASGS is encoded by the coding sequence TTGAAAAAAGCAATTCTGATTTTTTCCGCTGCGGCATGCCTTCTAAGTGCCTGCGACAAACCTGCGGATACGGCTGTCGTGAAACAAAACGTACAGAAGGAAAAGCAAAGCAGTGCGGGTAGCAGCGAAGCATCCCTTCAGAACAGTGGGGAAATCACCACCTCCACTCCGAGCGAAAGCGGAAGTAGCGACTTGAGTAATACGGACAAGGGGACAAGCCCTTCAGGGAAAGATGGAATCGGCGATATCCAAACCGTCGCCAATCCCGCCTCCACAGACGTGCTCGTAAACAAGCAGCATAAGCTGCCGGAGAACTATGCGCCGGACGACCTCGTATATCCGAACGTACGCTTTACCTTTAAAGAGAAGATCGAAAAGCGCATGATGCGGAAAGAGGCTGCGCAGGCTCTCGAAAAATTGTTCAAAGCTGCGGACAAGGACGGCCTGCCGCTCGCAGGAGTATCCGCTTACCGTTCCCACAAAAGACAAAAAGCGGTGTTTGAAGCATACGTCCAAAAGGACGGCGAAGAAAAAGCGCGTACTTATAGTGCTTATCCAGGCACCAGCGAGCATGAAACCGGCCTCGCCATCGACGTGACCAAATCGGACGGCAGCTGCGCCGCAACGGGTTGTTTCGCCGGCACGCCGGAAGCGGAATGGCTTGCGGAGCATGCGCATGAATTTGGCTTTATCATTCGATACCCGAAAGGAAAAGAAAACATTACGGGCTACACTTACGAGCCGTGGCATCTTCGTTACGTGGGTCAGCCTGCGGCCGATGACATGTTCAAAAATGATCTTACGTTTGAGGAATATGCAGATCAGGCACGTGTCGCATCCGGTTCCTAA